A genomic window from Cotesia glomerata isolate CgM1 linkage group LG7, MPM_Cglom_v2.3, whole genome shotgun sequence includes:
- the LOC123269115 gene encoding uncharacterized protein LOC123269115 → MGQLPAARVQPTRAFLHTGLDYAGPITLKTFQGRGAKTYKGWIAVFVCMFSSAVHLELVTDYTAAAFIAAYRRFTSRRGICHTLYSDCGTNFVGADKELKRLFAAGSRTLRELSTLIAQDGTNWKFNPPGAPHFGGKWEAAVKSIKFHLRRTIGDSLLTLEQYSTLLAQIEAILNSRPLTPLNEDPADLAVLTPGHFLIEQSLTAIPEPSLTDLQPARLSHWKQVQQMVQHFWKRYYQDCIHRYQAISKWHHRHNQIKVGSVVLITTEDLPPTKWPLAKVIAVHPGEDGQIRVVTVKTVNTELVRPITKLCILPLTHEEDDLVDAAANPGENVR, encoded by the coding sequence ATGGGTCAATTACCCGCCGCACGAGTACAGCCAACTCGAGCCTTCTTGCATACAGGACTCGACTACGCTGGACCTATCACGCTGAAAACATTTCAAGGACGTGGAGCAAAAACATACAAAGGCTGGATTGCAGTCTTTGTATGCATGTTCAGTTCAGCTGTACATTTAGAGCTAGTAACTGACTACACCGCTGCCGCTTTCATCGCCGCTTATCGCCGCTTCACTAGTCGCCGAGGTATCTGCCACACGCTATATTCAGACTGTGGAACCAATTTTGTAGGAGCAGATAAAGAGCTGAAACGACTATTCGCTGCAGGATCCCGCACATTACGAGAATTATCAACCTTGATCGCTCAAGATGGCACGAACTGGAAATTCAATCCGCCTGGAGCTCCACATTTTGGAGGAAAATGGGAAGCCGCTGtgaaatctatcaaatttcaCCTTCGAAGAACAATCGGAGACTCGCTGTTGACGCTTGAGCAATATTCAACGCTACTGGCTCAAATTGAAGCCATATTGAATTCCAGACCGCTCACACCGCTGAATGAAGATCCTGCTGACCTGGCTGTACTGACTCCAGGTCACTTCTTAATCGAACAGTCACTGACCGCTATCCCAGAGCCATCGCTGACAGATTTACAACCTGCTCGGCTCTCGCACTGGAAACAAGTCCAGCAAATGGTTCAACATTTCTGGAAACGCTACTACCAGGACTGCATCCACCGCTACCAGGCCATTTCAAAGTGGCATCATCGACACAACCAGATCAAGGTGGGTTCAGTTGTACTGATCACCACTGAGGATCTCCCGCCAACCAAGTGGCCATTAGCCAAAGTAATTGCTGTCCATCCAGGTGAAGATGGACAAATCCGCGTAGTAACTGTTAAGACAGTTAACACAGAGCTGGTACGTCCAATTACAAAGCTCTGTATCCTGCCGCTAACGCATGAAGAAGATGATCTTGTCGACGCAGCCGCCAACCCGGGGGAGaatgttcggtga
- the LOC123269116 gene encoding protein FANTASTIC FOUR 1-like — MKLFPNPGTSNQPELTETTNTKEYSTSSNTGNNSITDTLTAVINEKNFEPEITNCGNSEIIETKQSKELPPITLNLQDIQAPLNNNELGAEGMTFATISTKGLDAVVSTIKGKNLARIPIQYLKPSKDVVEIGKNAKFYLPLDCMERIQDEAQQDWRKFIRETLDEVYGENIYRAREMTNKTVAEKAVVKCINQHCVNKRKYLSPESMKKIGKKSKEKEEDDEYEEDEDEEDEDEEDEEDEDEEEEEEEDEDEEDDEDIIDLK; from the exons atgaaactcTTTCCAAATCCTGGAACATCAAATCAACCAGAACTTACCGAAACGACAAATACAAAAGAATATTCGACTTCATCAAACACTGGAAACAATTCAATTACCGATACATTAACAGccgtaataaatgaaaaaaattttgaaccagaAATAACTAACTGTGGAAATTCGGAAATAATTGAAACAAAGCAATCCAAAGAACTTCCTCCTATAACATTAAATTTGCAAGATATTCAAGCCCCTTTAAATAACAATGAGCTTGGAGCTGAAGGTATGACTTTTGCGACAATATCTACTAAGGGATTAGATGCGGTGGTGTCAACAATTAAAGGAAAAA atcTCGCTAGA ATTCCAATACAGTATTTAAAACCCAGCAAAGACgtt gtTGAAATAGGAAAAAACGCCAAATTTTACTTACCGTTAGACTGCATGGAGAGAATTCAAGACGAGGCACAACAAGATTGGCGAAAATTTATACGCGAAACGCTAGATGAAGTGTACGGAGAAAATATTT ATCGAGCACGCGAAATGACGAACAAAACGGTGGCTGAAAAAGCAGTAGTAAAATGCATCAATCAACATTGcgtaaataaaagaaaatatctgTCCCCAgaatcaatgaaaaaaattggaaaaaaatcaaaag aaaaagaagaagacgATGAATACGAAGAGGATGAAGACGAAGAGGACGAAGACGAAGAGGACGAAGAGGAcgaagatgaagaagaagaagaagaagaagatgaaGATGAGGAAGATGACGAGGATATCATAgacctaaaataa